From Acidimicrobiia bacterium:
GTGACGAGCACCCGCGTCACGTCACCCCGCCCGCGTTCGCCCAGTCGCTCTCGACGACGGGCGCCCGGTCGCGCAGCGGCTCCCACCACGTCCGGTTCGCCGCGTACCACGCGACCGTCTCGCGCACGCCGTCCTCGAACTCGACGCGTGGCGACCAGCCCAACTCGGTCCGGATCTTCGTCGCGTCGAGCAGGTAACGCCGGTCGTGACCCGGACGGTCGGGCACGATCGTCTTCAGCGACGCCGGCTTGCCGAGCGCGCCGAGCACGAGATCGGCGACCTGCTCGATGCTCGCCTCGACGCGGCTGCCGACGTTGTACGTCTCGCCGATGCGGCCGCGCTGCAACACGTCGTCGACCGCCCGGCAGTGGTCGAGCACGTGCAACCACTCGCGGCGATGGTCGGTCGACGCGTACATCGGCAGCGGGCGGTCGTCGAGCGCGAGCGTCGTGAAGAGCGGGATCACCTTCTCGGGGAACTGGTACGGCCCGTAGTTGTTCGCGCAGTTCGAGATCGTGATCGGCACCGCGAACGTCTCGTGGTACGCGCGCACGAGGTGATCGGCGGCCGCCTTGGACGCGTTGTAGGGCGTGCGCGGCCGGTACGGCGACGACTCGGTGAACGCGTCCTCGCTGTCGAGCGGCAGGTCGCCGTACACCTCGCACGTCGAGACGTGGTGGAACCGACCCACGCCGACCGCGCGCGCGGCCTCGAGGAGCATCTGGGTCCCGAGCACGTTCGTGCGCACGAAGCGGGCCGGGTCGAGCACCGCGAGGCTGTTGTGGGACTCGGCCGCGAAGTTGACCACGACGTCGATCGACTCGTCGCGCAGGAGACGCTCGACGAGCGCGCGGTCGCCGATGTCGCCGACGACGAGCGGCACGCGCTCGGCGACGTCGGCGAGGTTGTCCGCGTTCCCCGCGTACGTCAGGAGGTCGAGTGCGACGACGCGGTCGTCCGGGTGCTCACGCACCCAGTAGCGGGCGAAGTTCGACCCGATGAACCCGGCCGCACCGGTGACGAGCAGACGCACGCCGTCCTCCCCGTCGCGCGGGCCTCAGCAGGCCGGCGCGGCGGACTTGGCCGCCGTCGTCGTGGTGGTGTGACCGCGCGTGGCCGGCGCGGCCGCGGTCGACGCCGTCGTCCCGGAACCGGGCGCGACGACGTGCTGGAAGTCGCGCCCCAGCACGACGACGACGTCCGCGTCGACGATCGAGCTGTCGGCGACGAGCCGCCCGACGCCGCCGAGGTACTGCTGCACCAACGCGGCCTTCTCCTGCTCGCTCGGGAGGTAGCGGACCGTCGTCGTCGACGTGTGCTGCCCGTTGCCGGTGCCCGCGGGGACGAAGCCCGCGTTGACGAGCGCGCTGCTCGCGGCCGCCGCCTGCCCGTTGATCCCGGTGCCGTTGAGCACCCGGACCTTGACCTCGGCCGGCTTGACGGTGCTGGATCCCGCGGAGCCGGCGGACCCGAAGCTGCGGAGCTGGGCGAGGACCTGGTCGGCGTCGGGCTGCTTCAGGTACAGCACGCTCTGCCCTTGCTGGTCCGGCCCGTTCTTCCACGGGAGCGTGACCATCTGCAGCGTGTTCGGGTTGTTCGGGTCGACCTTCCGGAACGCGTTCATCAACCCGAAGATGTCACCCTTGCTCATCTGGTCGTCGATCGTGAGCTTCGACACCACCTTGTCGGCGATCTGGTTCGCGGTGAGCGGGTTCCGCAGCCCGGCGCGCACGGCGACGTCGGCGAGGTGGCGGATGAAGTTCTGCTGACGGTTGATGCGGCCGATGTCGCCCATCCCGTCGGCGTCCTGCCACCGCCCGTCGACGAAGTACTGCAGGTGCCGCGACCGCACGTACGCGAGCGCCTGCGCGCCGCCCATCGAGTAGCACCCTGGATTCGGCACATTGAGGCCGGTGAACGTGTCGCGCGCGCGTGACGGGAAGTACACGGCGACGTGTCCGATCGCGTCGACGATCCCCTGGAACGTCGCGAAGTCGACCTGGAGGTAGTGGTCGATGCCGACGTCGAAGTTCAGCTTGATCGTGTCGATCACGCTCTGCACGTGCTGCTCGGGCGTCGAGCCGTAGTTGAAGGCCGCGTTGATCTTCGAGTAGCCGTGCCCGGGGATCTGCACCCAGAGATCGCGCGGGATCGAGACGAGCAGGCTCTGCTTCGACTTCGGCTCGACGTGGACGATCATCATCGTGTCGGAGCGCTGACCGCCCTCCTGCTGGGGCGTGCCGAACTCCTGCGCCTGCTGGGCGTTGTCCACGAACGCGCGCGAGTCCGACCCGATGATCAGGTAGTTGCCGGCGCGCGCCGGATGGCTCTGGTCCGACAGACGGAGGTTCTTCACCCGGTGGATCGCGGCGATCTTCTGGTCCGTGACGACGTTGGCGCCGACGATCCCGGTCGCGATGAGGACCGTGACGAGCCCGAACGCCATCACGTAGCGGTGCCACCAGGCGCGCAGCGGGGACGACGGGGAAGCAGCCACGGAGGCGCCACTCTACCGAACGCCGTGTGACCTGCGGTTTCGCCCGCGGCGGGTACCGTCGCCGCATGCGCGACGGGCCGACGAGCGACGGGCCGGCGAGCGACGGGCCGAGGGTCTGGGTGAACGGCGCGCTCGTCGCTCCCGGCGAGGCGCGCCTGTCGCCGTTCGACCACGGGCTGCTCGTCGGCGACGGCGTGTTCGAGACGCTGCGCGTCTACGGCGGCGTGCCGTTCGCGTGGACGCGGCACCTCGACCGGCTGGCGCGCTCGGCGAGCGGGCTCGGTCTGCCGCTCCCCGACCGTGACGACCTCCGGCACGCGGCCGACGAGGTGCTCGCCGCGAACGGCGTCGACGAGGCGCGCCTGCGCATCACGGTGACCGGTGGGCCCGCGCCGCTCGGCTCCGAGCGCGGTGAGACGGCGCCGACGGTCATCGTCGCGGCGACCGCGTGCGGTCCGCCGCCCGAAGCGGTCTCCGTCGTGATCGTCCCGTGGGCGCGCAACGAGCGCGGCGCGACCACCGGGTTGAAGACGATCTCGTACGCGGAGAACGTGCGCGCGCTCGCACACGCGCGTTCACGCGGCGCCGACGAGGCCGTCTTCGCGAACACGCGGGGCAACCTGTGCGAGGCAACCGGATCGAACGTCTTCTTCCTCGACGACGACGACGTGCTCGTCACGCCGCCAGCCGAGGCCGGCTGTCTCCTCGGGGTCACGCGCGCGCTGACGATCGAGCTCTGTGCGCGCCTCGGGATCCGGTGCGCGGAGCGTGACGTCACGGTCGACGCACTTCGCGCGGCACGCGAGGCGTTCCTCACGTCGACGACGCGCGAGGTGCAGGCGATCAGCGCGGTCGACGGCGCACCGCTCGCGAGCGCGCCCGGTGAGCTGACGCGGACGCTCGCCGACGCGTTCACGAAGCTGGTGGCGTCCGATCTCGATCCGTGAGTCACGCGTCGCGCAGGTGCACG
This genomic window contains:
- the rfbB gene encoding dTDP-glucose 4,6-dehydratase; amino-acid sequence: MRLLVTGAAGFIGSNFARYWVREHPDDRVVALDLLTYAGNADNLADVAERVPLVVGDIGDRALVERLLRDESIDVVVNFAAESHNSLAVLDPARFVRTNVLGTQMLLEAARAVGVGRFHHVSTCEVYGDLPLDSEDAFTESSPYRPRTPYNASKAAADHLVRAYHETFAVPITISNCANNYGPYQFPEKVIPLFTTLALDDRPLPMYASTDHRREWLHVLDHCRAVDDVLQRGRIGETYNVGSRVEASIEQVADLVLGALGKPASLKTIVPDRPGHDRRYLLDATKIRTELGWSPRVEFEDGVRETVAWYAANRTWWEPLRDRAPVVESDWANAGGVT
- a CDS encoding LCP family protein, whose protein sequence is MAASPSSPLRAWWHRYVMAFGLVTVLIATGIVGANVVTDQKIAAIHRVKNLRLSDQSHPARAGNYLIIGSDSRAFVDNAQQAQEFGTPQQEGGQRSDTMMIVHVEPKSKQSLLVSIPRDLWVQIPGHGYSKINAAFNYGSTPEQHVQSVIDTIKLNFDVGIDHYLQVDFATFQGIVDAIGHVAVYFPSRARDTFTGLNVPNPGCYSMGGAQALAYVRSRHLQYFVDGRWQDADGMGDIGRINRQQNFIRHLADVAVRAGLRNPLTANQIADKVVSKLTIDDQMSKGDIFGLMNAFRKVDPNNPNTLQMVTLPWKNGPDQQGQSVLYLKQPDADQVLAQLRSFGSAGSAGSSTVKPAEVKVRVLNGTGINGQAAAASSALVNAGFVPAGTGNGQHTSTTTVRYLPSEQEKAALVQQYLGGVGRLVADSSIVDADVVVVLGRDFQHVVAPGSGTTASTAAAPATRGHTTTTTAAKSAAPAC
- a CDS encoding aminotransferase class IV; this translates as MRDGPTSDGPASDGPRVWVNGALVAPGEARLSPFDHGLLVGDGVFETLRVYGGVPFAWTRHLDRLARSASGLGLPLPDRDDLRHAADEVLAANGVDEARLRITVTGGPAPLGSERGETAPTVIVAATACGPPPEAVSVVIVPWARNERGATTGLKTISYAENVRALAHARSRGADEAVFANTRGNLCEATGSNVFFLDDDDVLVTPPAEAGCLLGVTRALTIELCARLGIRCAERDVTVDALRAAREAFLTSTTREVQAISAVDGAPLASAPGELTRTLADAFTKLVASDLDP